In the Rhodothermia bacterium genome, TCAGTGGCTCATGCAAGCTGCCGCAGACCGTGAAGCAGCATTTGTAATGGAAGATCTGACCTTGGCCGTCGAAAAATTGGATAAAGCCATTGTCGGTTTTGAACGAAGTAAAATCCGCTTATGTGGTTCTGGCTGGTTGGATCGGGAGATTTCGGAGACGCAAAACATGCGTAATGCACTCCGCCGCATACTCGATTCCCCTATCGAAGAATCCAATGAACCGAAAAAACCATAGGGCGTATTTACGCTGGCTCGTCGCTTTCTTGTTGGTTCCGCTGCTAAGTCCAGTACGGATAATGGCACAAGGTGTAGAAACCCGCATCAATACACTCTTAGACAGTGCCGATGGTCACTTAGAACGTGGGCGTGCGCAACAAGCCTTAGACGCACTTGTCCAAGCCGCTACTTTGGCAGATTTGCCAGACCCTACAGACCTACGTGCAAGAGGCGTTTCCAAAGGGAACCCAGACCTCTTTGGTAGAATCCTCATTTCTCGTGCCCGCGCTTATGAATCCTTAGAGTCTTTTGCTGAAGCACGGAATGATTATTTGGCTTTTCTGGCACTCAATCCCTCTGGAGACCATGCCCAAGCGGCCCGCTCGCAAATCCAACACATAGATAAGCAAGCAATTCGCTATCTGACCAACATAAGCCGACAGAATGAAAATAGGCTGTCACGGTTTTATAACCGAGAAGAAAGCCGATTTACGATTGGGGTTTTACCCTTTTTGAACCAAAGCCAAAATGCCGACCTTAGTCGTGTTGGGTTTGGGATTTCGGGATTTCTTACGACGGTTTTTTCTTCTTTAGGACGGTTAACGGACGTGCCTTTCACTACTGTGGAGCGTTCGCGGCTAAATACCATTCTGACCGAAGTTAACATTGGCCGGTTTTACGGTGGTGACAGGAAAATTGCCCCGCCATCGGTGGGCAAGATTTTGGGCGCTGAATTTATTGTAACAGGCTTGGTCAGAACAGAAGGTGGCCGCCTGACGGTTCAGCCGATTCTTACACACGTTCCAAAAGACACCTCGTATGTATTGCCCGCTAGGAGTGCCGCTGAAAACAATACGGGACTTAAAACGCTTCAGGAAGAATTGACCTTTGCCGTTGCCGACCAAATTCAGCGTATCACCCGTTTTAAATATACCAATGGGCGGATGGCCTTTTCTAATGCCATTGGTACAATTGTAGCCGATGACTTACAGCGCTTCTTGATGTTCTCACAAGGCTTTGATATGGCAGAAGCCGGCACTTCCGATCCGGCGGGGCAAATCCTTTCCGACGCCAATGTGGGCATTACCGCACGCGACCGAAATGCCGTAGAACAAACACGGGTTGTGGTACTGCAATCCTACACGAATGTCACTGATATTTTAAGCCAGACAGCCGGTTTTGGAGGGTTTGCTGGCGGCGGTGGCGGGGCAATTGCGGCGGGTAACTCAAGTAAAAAAGTGATCAAAGCCATTAATTTTGGCTATGCCGCTACCCAGTTGGGTTTGCTTTCGCTGGGAGCTGCCGGAATAACCGATGGTGATGCCGGCATTGGCACGAATGTAAACGAGACAGGAGACGCCACAAATAAACCGCCCGGAACCTTAAATCCAGCCAACCAAGCCTTTATTCGGGTACAGGTGGTTGCTCCTTTGCCAAAATCCAACTAACCAAACCCTATGAAGCGCCTCTGCTGCCCCGTAACATATTCCGGAAAATGGGCTTTTGGCCTGTTCTTGGCTGTTTTTGTGTGGTGTTATTTGCCACCACAAGTTTTTGCACAAATCTCGCCGGGTACGCCTTATAGCACAGCCATTCAATTGTTCAGCCAACGTTGGACAATACGTGAAGGTGAAGAGTCTGTTCAAATCTCGCAAACCGTTTTGCCCATCGGGATCTATCTGCCCTTTAAAGATCGGTTCGAGATGCGGCTCTCTTCGTCATACCTAAACTTTCAAAACCTTGCAGAAAATGTCCAAACAACTGTAAGTGGGCTTTCGGATTTAAAAATACAAGCGGGCTATGCGCTCAATACAGAACGGCGCATGGTGGTGAATACCGCCTTTAGCTTACCTACGGGTGTGAGTAAGCTAACCGACAAACAGCAAGACGTTGTGACGGATTTTATCTCGCCGGATTTGTCCGTCCGAGAAAACCGACTGGGCGAAGGCTTTAATGCCGGTGGAACTTTCTCTTTTGTGACAGATACCTCGGAGGAGGGGTTGCTTGGTGGCGCCGTAGGATTTTTGCATAGAGGCGCTTTCCAAACTGCTTTAATTAATGCAGACAAGAGTGTGACCCTAAAGCCGGGATCGGAGACGACCGTCACCGCCGCATATAGCCACACCACGCCAAGTTCTTTTTTCCAAATTAGTCCCACCTTGACGTTCTATGGTGATGAACATATTAATGGCCTGAAAGCCCTAAGACTTGGCCCCAAGTTCCAGACCCAAGTTTTGGCGACCAAAATGTTTAACAAGCGAAAGGGTTTATTAACAACCGCGCTTCAAGGTGTGGTTCGTGGGGAGACTATGACTTTCGAGGAAAGTGCCGAGGTTTTCCATATTAAAAATCCCAATAGCTTAACCATTCTTGCTTCGTTAGACTATAACCTGATGGCCAAACTACGTTTAACCCTGACGGGGGTAGGGCGTTTTATACGCACCTCAACATCGGAAGAAGAAATGGTGGTAACAGGTTCAGGAACCAGCAATGTGTTTGAAGAAGGCGCAACCTTGAGCTATGCTGTGAGCAAATCGGCTACACTGAGTTTAGGACAACGGTATATCACTGGGCGTGGAACTAATGCGAAATCCGAAATCCGAACCATTAACGGTTTTGAGACCTTTCTAAGAACTTCCATAAGGTTCTGAAAAAGGCACGGGAGACCTTAAAGAATAAAGACATGAAGTATTTCTTTTTAAGTGCTTGGTTTGCTGTGGCGTTGATGGCCTCTGGTTGCGACATGCAAAATATGGGCGGGCGGAGTGTAACGGTACGCCCCAAGTTGCAAATTGATTTTGTGGAGCCAAGAATGTTGGATGGTTCTCCTTGGCAGCATGATGCCCTTTCAAAAACACAGGCCATCTGGACTGTTAAGCTAACCGTAATCTCGAAGGGCGGTCGGGATTATAGCCCACAACAAGCCATTACAGCCGACAATACCACACAGAACGAGGTTTTTTTCGATCTGCAATTGCCTTTAGACTCCACCTTTACCTTTCGTGTGGAATATAGCCAAAATGGGCAGTTACGTGCTCGTGGCCAGACCCTTCAGCGCATTACCCGCGATAACTTTATTGTATATATGAGGGCTGCTTTTCTGCCCGAAAACAGCACAACGCCCGTAGTCGGTTTTGGGCCTTCAATTGTTTCTGTGAAAGCGAACAATGGTGAACTGAAAATGGCCTTGATGATTGATGGTACAACCGAGGTCATCAAAGCCGTAGCCGGCAAATTGAACATCACCGGCATAGACCCTACACGTATTCGCTTTAAAAATGCCCTGACCATCCGGCAAAATTATGGTGTAGATCTCGCATGGGCATATCCCACCGGAAGGCGTGCACCTTTTGTATTGGATACCTTATTTGTCCCGCTGAATACACCCGCTGATGTGGAAATGAAATTCCAACAGGGATCATTACAGTTGTTGACCGACCCCAATACGGTACGCTCTTACGCAGTTACCGATGCACGGGTAATCATTAAATAGCCTTTTTCACGCCTGAACCCTACGACCGTGAATCGTAATAAACGAATAAAAAATTTCCTTTTGTTGGGCATCCAGTTGTGCTTAGGCCATGTGGGTATCTTATGGGCACAACCCAAAGCACCTATTAACGTTGTGGCAACTCCGCTACGAGAAACACAAATTCAGCTAAACTGGCGGACAGAAAGCCTGAATGTCGCCAACGTTCTAATTGAGCGCCAGCAAAACTTTGGGAACTGGGAAATACTTACCGTAAGACCAACACTGAACGAGATAAGTTATTTAGATACAGGTCTAAGCAATGGAGCCTACTATTGTTACCGCATGTATGCAGAAGGGACGGGTGGGCGCTCTATTGCGTCTGATATGGCCTGTGCATTGACCGGTAAACAAATAGAAGGAACCCCCATTTTAGCACAAATTGCCCTGGCTGATCCTGTAACCATTGCCGTTGGATGGGCGGTAAACCAAGCCGAAAACTACCGCTTTAGGGTTCAGAGACGAACGCCTACGGGGGGATGGCAAACGATTGCGGAAGAATTAGAAAAGACGGTTTGGAGCAATACCGACTTGGACGAACTTTCCACGTTTTGTTATCGGGTTCAAGGATATAAAACTGGTTTTGCCTCCGAATACAGTGCCGAGGCATGTCAGACAACCTATGTCCTGACCCCACTTCCAGTCAAAGACTTGATTTTGTCTAACGATGCCACAAACCCTGATCATGCCCTACGTGCCTCATGGAAACAAGGCGATCTATTCCGCAATGTGGTTTTTGAAGTTCAGAGCCGTCGCGCTGGCGAGTCTTGGGGCGGCACGCAAACGGTTGTAACGCCTACTTTCGAGTTGAACAATCTGCCAAATTTAACGCAATACGAACTGCGGGTGCGGGCAAGGCGGACGATCAGCAACATCACCTTATTTTCGGAGTGGGTCACATCCGGCTCTGTCAATACTTGGCTCGCCATTTGGCCCGGAGATACGGATGGCGATGGACAAGTAGGCCCAGCCGATATTACGCGCCTAACCAACAGTTCGGTATATGGCAAGCGCTCTTCGTTCTCTGGAACACCCATTTCAACGACCCTCAACTGGGAAAAACTGAGTATTAATCCGGGCAATGCAGACGTGAATGTACTTCGGGCGGATGCCAACCGAGATGGACTGGTGGATGTCTATGATCTCTTTCCGATTGTGGCCAACTATGGGCGGCGGGTATCCGGTAGCCCGTACATGAACACAATAGCCCGCATCACCGAGAAACAACAAGCGGACTTGATCCGACAAATGGAGGCACAGCTTCGTCAAGATCCCATTGCCGGGGTCATTGCAGATGATCTAAAGACGTTATTGCGCACTTGGGAAGAAGTACAAAACGACCAAACCGCTACCACCCCAAAACAGACGGGGCTTTTGCCTAATTTCCCCAACCCCTTTAGTGGATATACCAACTTGAGCTGGCAACTGGCGGAGGCCTCGGCGGTCAAGATTTTGGTTGTAGATATTTTGGGACGGGAACAGGTCTTGGTAAATAGCGAGTCCATGTCCGAAGGGGTGCATCATATAACGTGGCAACCACAAAACCTTGCCGCCGGAACCTATTTTCTGGTTTTTGAGGTCAATGGTTTGCGTACTACCCGAACCATACAAAAGGTTCGTTGACGCTATTGCGTTGAGGTCATTGTTTCGATTTTAAGCCGCCTTGTAGGTACTTGGTGGCTTTTCTTTGCCCTATTCGCAAAATTGGCATGTTTGATCAACAAAGTTCCATCCTTAACTTATACAGATTGTTCAACATCCACGAAAATCGAACGATTTTATGCTGTATCGTTTTCTTGCCTTGTTTTTAGTGATCGGATTGGTTTCCGGTTGTAAACAAGAAAAATATCCAAAGGCTGATCAAGATGAATCTGACCAGTATTTTAGACAAATGGGCGACTTTGCCGGAAGCCATATTTTGGTTGCTTACAAAGGAGCCGAAAGGGCGACCGTTACCCGTTCTAAAGATGAGGCGCGCAAGATCGCAGCGGCCATTTTGAATGCAGTAAAAGCAGAACCTGAAAAATTTGAAGCCTTTGCCCAAAAAAACTCGGATGATAAAAGCGCAGCTGCTCGAAAAGGTGACTTAGGCGCATGGCCCGTAGGCGCAATGGTTCCAGACTTTGAACTTGCCGTTCGCCAAACTGAAGTCGGTAAAATTCATCCCAAAGTGGTCGAAACGCCGTTTGGGTTCCACATCGTCCGTCGTAACTCGCTCCGGACAAAATTTGTAGGCGGTACGGCTATTTTGCTGGGATACAAAACGCCGGAAACGCCACAGTTTTCTCGCTCAAAACAAGAGGCTGAAGCAAAAGCGGAAGAAATTAAAAAGCAGCTAAACGCTGGAAACTTCGATGCACTGGCCGCAAAATACAATGACCTCGAGAAAAAAGCCACCTATTGGAAGCCTTTTACCCGTTATGACCAGAACAACAGCGAAGAAATCATGCCGCTTTTTGAGTCCCTTAAATACGGTGAAGTAGGCGGGCCTTTAGACCTAAAAGGCGTTATTGGCTTCTTTAAACGCGATAAAATGAACCTCGTGACCGCTGCACACCTGCTGATTTCATGGAAAGGCGCAACGCCTGTTCCCGCAACAGGCCCCAATCCGACGATCAAAACCGTTAGCCGCTCAAAAGAGGAAGCACGGACATTGGCCAACCAACTCGCAATACAGTTGCGCCAAAACCCAAATCAGTTCGAATCGCTCGTGGCCAACAATAGTGATGACATCATTACGATGAAAACGGGCGGGCAATTAGGGACATGGTTCTTGGGTGGTGGACTTCCCGCTTTTGATAGCGTGATCCCTAAAGTACCTGAAGGCCAAGTTTATGCTACCCCCATCGAGACCGAATATGGCTTTCATATTCTGCGCCGGATGAAGGTTCCGCCTCTTTCCTATAAAGATTAAAGGTCTTTTTACTTCCTTTTTTATTCGTACGCTCATTGGTTTTAGCCCAAAGGGAGTACGATTTTTTTTGTGCTTAATTAAGAACACATTAGACACGCATGGTTTTTTTAAAAAGCAGAAGCGGAAGGCAACGGTTTTGCTTAACTTATATCTCTTGAAAGCCTTTACACCCACCAATTTGTGTCTCTAAACCAACGTCAGAAATGGGAAAAGCTATAGTATCCTTCAAATCTGTTCCGGAAATGTTCATCCGGCTGGCTGAGCATTATGCCAACTCTCCGCAACCTGCCTTAAGCTATAAGAACAAGCAGAAGAAAACTTGGGAAGATATAAGCTGGCCGGAATTTCGTGCAAATATCGAAGCTGTTGCTGCCTATTTGTACCATCAAGGGGTTCGGAAAGGTGACCGTGTCGCGATTCTTTCGGAAAACCGTCCGGAATGGACTACGACCGACATTGCCACGCAAATGCTGGGTGGGATCAATGTTTCGCTCTATACTACCTTACCCGCCTCGGAGGTTGCGTACATCCTTAGAGACTCCGGAAGCAAGGTGTTTTTGGTCTCAACAGGCATTCAGCTCCGAAAAGCAGAAGATGTATTTGAAGACTGTCCTGATCTGAAAGCGGTTATTTCGATGGCTACGCCCAAAAAAAACGTGGACTATGTAACGACATGGGCAACGATGCTTGAAGAAGGGAAGACCCTCTGGCCACAATATGCGACCAAGATCATGGCTGAAATGGATGCTTTAACCTCGGACGATTTATCGGCACTGATCTATACCTCTGGAACCACCGGAAATCCCAAAGGGGTTATGCTCTCGCACGGCAATTTCTGCTCACAAGTAGAAGCTTGCTTGCCGAGAATCGAAATTCTTGAGGGTGACCTTCACCTTTCTTTCTTGCCGCTCTCCCATTCATTTGAACAAACTGCCGGGTATCACGCACTTTTGGCCGCTGGTGGGCGTATTGCCTATGCGGAAAGTGTGGAGGCCGTGATCAACAACCTCTCGGAAGTTCATCCAACCGTCTTGATTTCGGTGCCGCGTGTATTTGAACGTGCCTACAACGTCATCATGAAAAATGTTGAGGAAGGCTCCGCTGCCAAAAAGAAAATTTTTGCGTGGGCATTGGCGGCAGGACAAAAGGTGGCCGATGCACGCGGTGCTGGAAAAAAGCCCAATCCGGTTCTAACAGCACAATATTCCTTGGCCACCAAATTGGTCTTTTCCAAAATCCATCAACGGTTTGGGGGGCGAGTTCGGTTTGCGATTTCGGGCGGGGCGGCACTTCCGGCACCAATCGGTAATTTTTTCAATGCTGCCGGAATCCCCGTAATCGAGGGATATGGCCTTACCGAAACCGCACCAGTACTGAGTATAAATCCCATGAATAGCCCACGTTACGGGACGGTGGGACATGTGATTCCGGAGGTGACCGTAGCCATTCAGCGGCTCTCGGACAACCAGATCATCGGGCAACTCTCGGGCGAGGACTACCCAAGTAACCTCACTACCGAGGAAGGAGAAATCATCTGTAAAGGCCCAAACATCATGAAAGGCTACTGGAACAATGACAAAGCTACGGCTGAAGTGATAGACGCCGACGGCTGGTTCCATACTGGAGATGTGGGCAAGTTCGAGGATGGATATTTGCGCATTACCGACCGTATCAAGCATATGTTGGTCTCTAAAGGCGGTAAAAACATTTATCTCGGCCCTATCGAAGACCGCTTTAAGACCCATCAATTGGTGGATCAGATCATCGTAATTGGGGAAGCACGCGAATTTCTGACGGCTTTGGTCGTGCCGAATCTGGAAAATTTATCCGCATGGGCCAAAGCAAATGGCGTGGCCGTAGAACGTCCTTCCGACCTATTTACACAAAAAGCGGTACTTGATGAGTTTGCCAAAGCCTTCCGAGAATACGCTAAAAAAGCGGCTTCCCACGAGAAAATCCGTGATTTCCGTTTGGTGGAAGAGCCTTTTAGTGTGGATAATGGCATGATGACCCCCACCCTAAAACTGAAACGTAAAATCATTGAACAACGCTTTTCGGAACTTATAGAAGGCATGTACAAGGATGTCTAAAACACAAAGCCTCCTGCACTTCGCGAGAGGCTTTTTAATTGGCCTACTGGGTGGAGAGGTCTTCACAAGAGTTTAAAAGCAATCATTCACGTTGATCTATGGACTATAGTGTATTGGAAGGCGGCCTTCGCCGAATGTTGGATCGCCTTCAGGCAGAAGGAACGGCGACCAAAAATCCCGAAGCAGATACCTTCTTGCGTGAAAATGATAACGCAAAACTGTTGGGCATGTTGTACGATCAGCGTATTTTGGCGGAAGTCGCCTTCATAGGCCCGCTAAAACTCCGTCAAAGGCTCGGCCATTTAGAGATGCGCCGGATTGCCCAAATGGAACCAATTGCGTTCTATACGGCTTTCTCGGCTCAGCCAGCAGTACACCGTTTTTTAAAAAAAATGGCCGAGACCACGCAGAAAATTGCACGAATCGTTGTAGCAGAATACGAGAATGATGCCGCAAATATCTGGCGTAACGCACCAAATTGGGAAGTTGTTACCAAGCGTCTAATAAAGTTGCCCGGTTTTGGTGCGGAGAAGTGCATGAAATTCCGATATGTACTACATTATTTTGGTGAAACAACCTTTTAGAAGCCGTAAGTTAAGCCGTTCACCATACTTCTACGCCAGAATCATTTAGTGCTATACGTCATCTTGCGGTTTACATGGATAAACATTCGGATACTCCCCATCCGTCCTTGAGGCGGGCGTTTCGATTTGGGCTATTCCAAACGGGTGCAGCGCTTACCGATTTGCTTACTTCAGGAATTTGGAATAGGATTCTTATTTCAGACCTGAAAATGATGGCTTGGCCTGTGGCATTGCTCTCCGCGCTGAAGTACTTGTTGGTGCCGCTTACACTTTGGATTGGCCATTGGTCGGATACCAAACCGCTTTTCCGGCGTTATCGGCTACCCTATATCTTTATCGGACGGCTATTGGTTTTAATCGGTCTCTGCTTTCTTCCTCTTTCGGTTTCGATGCTGGCAAAAGGTGATCAATGGGGTTGGGGGGTTGCGCTTT is a window encoding:
- a CDS encoding T9SS type A sorting domain-containing protein: MNRNKRIKNFLLLGIQLCLGHVGILWAQPKAPINVVATPLRETQIQLNWRTESLNVANVLIERQQNFGNWEILTVRPTLNEISYLDTGLSNGAYYCYRMYAEGTGGRSIASDMACALTGKQIEGTPILAQIALADPVTIAVGWAVNQAENYRFRVQRRTPTGGWQTIAEELEKTVWSNTDLDELSTFCYRVQGYKTGFASEYSAEACQTTYVLTPLPVKDLILSNDATNPDHALRASWKQGDLFRNVVFEVQSRRAGESWGGTQTVVTPTFELNNLPNLTQYELRVRARRTISNITLFSEWVTSGSVNTWLAIWPGDTDGDGQVGPADITRLTNSSVYGKRSSFSGTPISTTLNWEKLSINPGNADVNVLRADANRDGLVDVYDLFPIVANYGRRVSGSPYMNTIARITEKQQADLIRQMEAQLRQDPIAGVIADDLKTLLRTWEEVQNDQTATTPKQTGLLPNFPNPFSGYTNLSWQLAEASAVKILVVDILGREQVLVNSESMSEGVHHITWQPQNLAAGTYFLVFEVNGLRTTRTIQKVR
- a CDS encoding long-chain fatty acid--CoA ligase, with product MGKAIVSFKSVPEMFIRLAEHYANSPQPALSYKNKQKKTWEDISWPEFRANIEAVAAYLYHQGVRKGDRVAILSENRPEWTTTDIATQMLGGINVSLYTTLPASEVAYILRDSGSKVFLVSTGIQLRKAEDVFEDCPDLKAVISMATPKKNVDYVTTWATMLEEGKTLWPQYATKIMAEMDALTSDDLSALIYTSGTTGNPKGVMLSHGNFCSQVEACLPRIEILEGDLHLSFLPLSHSFEQTAGYHALLAAGGRIAYAESVEAVINNLSEVHPTVLISVPRVFERAYNVIMKNVEEGSAAKKKIFAWALAAGQKVADARGAGKKPNPVLTAQYSLATKLVFSKIHQRFGGRVRFAISGGAALPAPIGNFFNAAGIPVIEGYGLTETAPVLSINPMNSPRYGTVGHVIPEVTVAIQRLSDNQIIGQLSGEDYPSNLTTEEGEIICKGPNIMKGYWNNDKATAEVIDADGWFHTGDVGKFEDGYLRITDRIKHMLVSKGGKNIYLGPIEDRFKTHQLVDQIIVIGEAREFLTALVVPNLENLSAWAKANGVAVERPSDLFTQKAVLDEFAKAFREYAKKAASHEKIRDFRLVEEPFSVDNGMMTPTLKLKRKIIEQRFSELIEGMYKDV
- a CDS encoding peptidylprolyl isomerase, producing the protein MLYRFLALFLVIGLVSGCKQEKYPKADQDESDQYFRQMGDFAGSHILVAYKGAERATVTRSKDEARKIAAAILNAVKAEPEKFEAFAQKNSDDKSAAARKGDLGAWPVGAMVPDFELAVRQTEVGKIHPKVVETPFGFHIVRRNSLRTKFVGGTAILLGYKTPETPQFSRSKQEAEAKAEEIKKQLNAGNFDALAAKYNDLEKKATYWKPFTRYDQNNSEEIMPLFESLKYGEVGGPLDLKGVIGFFKRDKMNLVTAAHLLISWKGATPVPATGPNPTIKTVSRSKEEARTLANQLAIQLRQNPNQFESLVANNSDDIITMKTGGQLGTWFLGGGLPAFDSVIPKVPEGQVYATPIETEYGFHILRRMKVPPLSYKD